The Candida orthopsilosis Co 90-125, chromosome 3 draft sequence sequence GGAGTTCAAGACTCTGCAATCAACAGTGACTCATCCAACACTACAAAGGATGTGTCTATGGTAGATGTAAGCAAAGTCAATGGTGAGAGCAAACCAACGAATAATGAGACGAATGTAACACATACCGAACAACCACCAATAAGAAGAAGGTCAACCTTGATTTTAACTGATGAAGCTGAAGCAGAAGCAGAATCTGATCGGATGAATATTGACAAGAAAGATGCGGATCAAGGTAGCGGTGGTGATAtagaagatgaagatagAATGCACGTTGACAATTCGTCCTCGAACCTATGTGGAAATCAAGGAGTGCATGAGAGACGCCAATCACAgtcacaacaacaacagcaaccacaaccacaaccacaaccacaaccacaaccacaaccacagcaaccacagcaacaaccacagcagcaacaacaagctCCAGCTCCTCCCGCCGTTACAGTACCAGTAGATATTCAATGGGTACAGAGTGGTGAAAAAGTATATGTCACTGGTTCATTTACAGGATGGAGAAAAATGATTGGATTGGTGAAACAACCAGATGGAAATTTCATGATAACTTTGGGTTTACCAGTAGGTACTCATAGGTTtagatttgttgttgataatgaatTACGATTTTCAGACTTTTTACCTACAGCCACTGATCAAATGGGgaattttgtcaattatATTGAGATTACACCCGAAAAcatccaacaacatttgGATGAACAATACGGAATACAAGAAGATCAACCATATGcgcagcagcaacaaccaccaccaccaccaccacaatcATCGCAAGCACAAGCTGCGccacaacaatttcaaccagAAAGAAGGAGATCGGTCTCTTCATCTGTATCCAGTCGAAGATCATCTACATCACGATCAAGAACAGATTCAATGTGGCGATTGACcaatgatgacgatgatatGGGTAATGGGTATTCAAGATATCAC is a genomic window containing:
- a CDS encoding Kis1 Snf1p complex scaffold protein, which translates into the protein MINTETGVQDSAINSDSSNTTKDVSMVDVSKVNGESKPTNNETNVTHTEQPPIRRRSTLILTDEAEAEAESDRMNIDKKDADQGSGGDIEDEDRMHVDNSSSNLCGNQGVHERRQSQSQQQQQPQPQPQPQPQPQPQQPQQQPQQQQQAPAPPAVTVPVDIQWVQSGEKVYVTGSFTGWRKMIGLVKQPDGNFMITLGLPVGTHRFRFVVDNELRFSDFLPTATDQMGNFVNYIEITPENIQQHLDEQYGIQEDQPYAQQQQPPPPPPQSSQAQAAPQQFQPERRRSVSSSVSSRRSSTSRSRTDSMWRLTNDDDDMGNGYSRYHDNEEDDESSHRKLEYINDIPPIFTDPKVMEQYYVAIEKQSRSNSNQQQAWLHPPQLPPHLESVILNNFNSNDNNSGALPIPNHVVLNHLATTSIKHNTLAVASIVRYKRKYVTQVLYAPL